From Weissella diestrammenae, a single genomic window includes:
- a CDS encoding cyclic-di-AMP receptor produces MKMVLAIVQDKDANKLGSVFVKHNIQATRTATSGGFLRSGNTTFMIGIEDERVPEVLELIKETAHARKQFMTPAASLDLSLEATSSMPMEVQIGGATVFIQDVEQFHQF; encoded by the coding sequence ATGAAGATGGTGTTAGCAATTGTACAAGATAAGGACGCAAATAAATTAGGGTCGGTATTTGTTAAGCATAATATTCAAGCAACACGGACAGCAACATCAGGTGGATTTCTTCGTTCAGGTAATACGACTTTTATGATTGGGATCGAAGATGAACGAGTACCAGAAGTTTTAGAATTGATTAAAGAGACGGCGCATGCGCGCAAACAATTTATGACACCCGCTGCCAGTCTTGATTTATCGCTTGAAGCAACTTCATCAATGCCAATGGAAGTGCAAATTGGTGGGGCGACAGTCTTTATTCAAGATGTTGAGCAATTTCACCAATTTTAA
- the holB gene encoding DNA polymerase III subunit delta', which produces MEPTEMIAEIKRQQPKLVEQFKQAVASKQLAHAFLFTGPKGHGQKMFAEWLAMRLMCEHVSEDGEPDGTCSQCLRIAKHEHPDVIEVEPDGQSIKIEQIRFLRDEFTKTAVEGDQKIFIISAADTMTDNAANGLLKFIEEPVGQQLAILIAENRQQVLPTIVSRTQVVDFYEQSPEAYRAALREMGYDASVIELVSQLTDSVTTASEWLVDDWLMSARMAMVDLVGKIVRLDSQAFLTVQTTLMPLATNKALNRIWLQLFAAAWRDILLLVNQENIVPYFPESKTWAQDAQRYSFEAILKVQENLLKAPQMLDMNISLQTTLETLVLQSQFELAGKI; this is translated from the coding sequence ATGGAGCCAACTGAAATGATTGCAGAAATTAAACGGCAACAGCCAAAATTAGTTGAGCAATTTAAACAAGCAGTGGCGAGCAAGCAATTAGCGCACGCCTTTTTGTTTACGGGTCCAAAAGGACACGGTCAAAAAATGTTCGCCGAGTGGTTGGCGATGCGTTTAATGTGTGAACATGTGAGTGAAGATGGCGAGCCTGATGGCACATGTTCGCAATGTCTTCGAATTGCGAAACATGAGCACCCAGATGTGATTGAGGTTGAACCAGATGGGCAGTCAATTAAAATTGAACAAATTCGATTTTTGCGTGATGAATTCACCAAAACGGCGGTTGAAGGTGATCAAAAGATATTTATCATTTCAGCAGCCGATACGATGACTGACAATGCAGCTAATGGCTTATTGAAATTTATTGAGGAACCAGTTGGTCAACAGTTGGCCATCTTAATTGCCGAGAATCGACAACAAGTTCTACCAACCATCGTGTCGCGAACACAAGTGGTTGATTTTTATGAACAATCACCAGAAGCCTACCGTGCAGCGTTGCGTGAGATGGGGTATGACGCATCAGTCATTGAGTTGGTGAGCCAATTGACAGATAGTGTGACAACAGCATCTGAATGGTTAGTCGATGATTGGTTGATGTCAGCCCGGATGGCAATGGTGGATTTGGTTGGAAAAATTGTTCGATTAGATTCGCAAGCCTTTTTAACAGTGCAAACAACGTTGATGCCTTTAGCTACCAATAAAGCATTAAATCGGATATGGCTGCAATTATTTGCCGCAGCTTGGCGTGATATTTTGTTGCTTGTTAATCAAGAGAATATTGTGCCGTATTTTCCAGAGTCCAAAACATGGGCACAAGACGCTCAGCGTTATTCGTTTGAGGCAATCTTGAAGGTACAAGAGAATCTATTAAAAGCACCACAAATGTTGGATATGAATATTAGCTTGCAAACAACACTTGAAACGCTTGTTTTGCAGAGCCAGTTTGAGCTAGCGGGGAAAATTTGA
- the rsmI gene encoding 16S rRNA (cytidine(1402)-2'-O)-methyltransferase, with product MQSQKSFSQQSFGTLFLVPTPIGNLNDMTQRSIQTLQTVDLIAAEDTRHTAHLLTQFSITTKQISFHEHNKVTRIPELIARLKQGENIAQVSDAGMPSISDPGHELVKAAISEDIAVVPIPGASAGITALIASGLAPQPFTFYGFLQRKQKDQVAELEKLAKHTETIIFYESPHRLSNTLANLAKALGNERPVVLARELTKRYEEFLRGTAGELATWADQNEIRGEFVVIVGGASERETTVADDPLALLSPIEAVDALVDDGMKATAAVKQIAKTRGLDRQTLYLAYQAK from the coding sequence ATGCAATCACAAAAAAGTTTTAGTCAACAATCATTTGGGACGTTATTTCTTGTGCCAACACCAATTGGCAATCTAAACGATATGACGCAGCGTTCAATTCAGACGCTACAAACGGTAGATTTAATTGCAGCTGAGGATACACGACATACAGCGCACCTACTGACTCAATTTTCAATTACAACGAAACAAATTTCGTTTCATGAACATAATAAGGTCACGCGAATTCCAGAGCTGATTGCCCGATTAAAACAAGGTGAGAATATTGCACAAGTTTCTGACGCTGGTATGCCGTCAATTTCTGATCCTGGTCATGAGCTTGTCAAAGCTGCGATTAGCGAAGATATTGCGGTTGTCCCAATTCCTGGCGCTTCAGCCGGTATTACAGCACTAATTGCATCTGGCTTGGCGCCGCAACCATTTACTTTTTATGGCTTTCTTCAGCGGAAACAAAAAGACCAAGTCGCTGAGTTAGAAAAACTGGCAAAGCATACGGAAACAATTATTTTTTATGAATCACCACATCGTTTAAGCAATACTTTAGCTAACTTAGCTAAAGCATTAGGTAATGAACGGCCAGTTGTTTTGGCCCGTGAATTAACTAAACGCTATGAAGAGTTCCTACGAGGAACTGCTGGTGAACTTGCAACGTGGGCTGATCAAAATGAAATTCGCGGCGAATTTGTGGTCATTGTTGGGGGCGCGTCGGAACGAGAGACGACGGTAGCTGACGATCCATTGGCACTATTATCACCAATCGAAGCAGTCGATGCACTTGTGGATGATGGTATGAAAGCCACGGCGGCAGTGAAACAGATTGCTAAAACACGCGGGCTTGATCGACAGACATTGTATCTGGCATATCAAGCAAAATAG
- a CDS encoding acyl-[acyl-carrier-protein] thioesterase, with the protein MKVYEIEHEVLYYEGDMTGKLNLPTILNLAILSSTEQAIDYGVGPEYTHNLGLGWIILQHIIDIKRRPEIGERIKVSTHAKELNPFFCKRDYTFVDAQGIEIIKIDTLYAMIDMTKRKMARIPEDIAAAFDPTIVKKIARQTAPLTMTDDMSSQQQDYRVRFTDIDSNQHVNNSKYLNWTQDILGPEFLLAHEPRHVNIKFEHEVRLGEIVTSRVAVIGNQSRHQIIAGDELAAEASIDWTENQ; encoded by the coding sequence ATGAAAGTTTATGAAATTGAACATGAAGTTTTGTATTACGAAGGTGATATGACCGGTAAATTAAATTTACCAACTATTTTGAATTTAGCTATTTTAAGTTCAACCGAACAAGCGATTGATTATGGCGTAGGACCTGAATATACTCATAATTTAGGACTAGGTTGGATTATTCTTCAGCACATTATCGACATCAAACGCCGGCCAGAAATTGGTGAGAGGATCAAGGTGAGCACGCATGCCAAAGAACTTAACCCGTTCTTCTGTAAGCGTGATTATACGTTTGTTGATGCGCAGGGAATTGAAATTATTAAAATTGATACGTTGTATGCCATGATTGATATGACAAAGCGGAAAATGGCTCGTATCCCAGAGGATATTGCGGCAGCTTTTGACCCGACAATCGTCAAGAAAATCGCACGGCAAACAGCCCCCTTGACGATGACGGATGACATGTCGAGTCAACAACAGGATTATCGCGTTCGATTTACTGATATTGACTCAAATCAGCATGTCAATAATTCTAAATATCTGAATTGGACGCAGGATATTTTAGGCCCTGAATTTTTATTGGCCCATGAACCGCGACACGTTAATATCAAATTTGAACACGAAGTACGTTTGGGTGAAATAGTGACTTCGCGCGTTGCTGTCATAGGTAATCAATCTCGACACCAGATTATAGCTGGCGATGAATTGGCCGCAGAGGCTTCAATCGATTGGACGGAAAATCAATAG
- the galE gene encoding UDP-glucose 4-epimerase GalE → MSTLVLGGAGYIGSHMVDLLLTQHRDVVVVDNLATGHRQAVPAGVPFYEVDIRDKQALSDVFGQEKIDQVVHFAASSIVPESMADPLKYFDNNTAGMITLLEVMLEHDVKQIVFSSTAATYGEPEESPIKETTPQKPINPYGLSKLQMEQIMAWADKAYDLKWVALRYFNVAGAKADGSIGEDHPTETHLVPIILQTALGERDEIIMYGDDYQTPDGFNVRDYVQVMDLVDAHVLALDYLAKGNASNQFNLGTANGYSVKEMVEAAREATGQPIPAKIGPRRAGDPDSLVADSTKAREVLGWAPKYESVQEIIKTAWTWHQTHPNGYQDR, encoded by the coding sequence ATGAGTACATTGGTTTTAGGTGGCGCAGGCTATATTGGTTCGCATATGGTAGACCTTTTGTTGACGCAACATCGTGATGTCGTTGTTGTTGATAATCTAGCAACTGGTCATCGACAAGCCGTTCCGGCTGGCGTGCCATTTTATGAAGTGGATATTCGTGACAAACAAGCTTTGTCGGATGTTTTTGGACAGGAAAAAATTGACCAGGTTGTTCATTTCGCAGCATCTTCGATTGTACCGGAGTCAATGGCTGATCCATTGAAGTATTTTGACAATAATACGGCTGGTATGATTACGTTACTAGAAGTCATGCTAGAACATGACGTGAAACAAATTGTCTTCTCATCAACGGCAGCAACTTATGGTGAACCTGAAGAAAGTCCAATTAAGGAGACAACGCCGCAAAAGCCAATTAACCCATATGGTTTGTCGAAATTACAAATGGAACAAATTATGGCTTGGGCCGATAAGGCTTACGACTTGAAGTGGGTAGCTTTGCGTTACTTTAACGTTGCAGGGGCAAAAGCTGATGGTTCAATTGGAGAAGATCATCCAACGGAGACCCATCTTGTCCCAATTATCTTACAAACAGCTTTGGGTGAACGTGATGAAATCATCATGTATGGTGATGATTATCAAACGCCAGATGGCTTCAATGTGCGTGATTACGTCCAAGTTATGGATTTGGTTGATGCACACGTCTTAGCTCTAGATTATTTGGCAAAGGGTAATGCTTCCAATCAATTTAATCTGGGTACAGCAAATGGATACTCGGTAAAAGAAATGGTTGAAGCTGCCCGTGAAGCCACAGGACAACCTATTCCAGCTAAGATTGGGCCACGGCGAGCTGGTGATCCAGACTCGCTTGTGGCAGATTCAACAAAAGCTCGTGAAGTTCTCGGTTGGGCACCAAAGTATGAATCTGTGCAAGAGATTATTAAAACTGCCTGGACTTGGCATCAAACACATCCAAATGGTTATCAGGACCGGTAG
- a CDS encoding MmcQ/YjbR family DNA-binding protein: MSEVDHVIQRFLSANGGYLAYPFNQPGRQQTVLWHVLKHRSNQKMYAAIFEKDQHILINIKLTPAHVDEMVQQRGIERGFHMNKRHWVTIDLMVASLSEAELDHMVAESAQLTR; this comes from the coding sequence ATGTCGGAAGTGGACCATGTGATTCAACGCTTTTTGTCGGCGAATGGTGGGTACCTCGCGTATCCGTTTAATCAACCAGGACGACAACAAACGGTACTATGGCATGTCTTAAAACATCGCTCTAATCAAAAAATGTATGCTGCGATCTTTGAAAAAGATCAGCATATTTTGATTAATATCAAGTTAACACCTGCGCATGTTGATGAAATGGTGCAACAACGTGGGATTGAACGTGGCTTTCATATGAATAAACGGCATTGGGTGACCATTGATTTGATGGTTGCTTCACTTTCTGAAGCCGAACTTGACCACATGGTTGCGGAATCAGCACAATTAACCAGATAA
- a CDS encoding aldo/keto reductase: MAKIDLGQSGLIVPDVALGVMRIADKSAKEAETIVETVLAHDVNFFDTADIYAAGQSSTVLGQALKTVGVARDQIFIQSKGGIILENGQINGDGWTGPRYDFTGSHLIAAVDAELQRLQTDYLDVFLLHRPDTLQEPDAIAEAFTTLAKAGKVRHFGVSNMNPWQVEFLQQALDQKLIANQLQFGIMHTNMIDAEFHVNMQDARSIDHDGGILAYSRLHHMTIQAWSPFQYGFFEGPFIDNPKFPEVNAKLQAIADKYNVTKNAVAVAWITYHPAKMQVIVGSMNRQRLSEMTAHNTVQLTNQEWYDIYLAAGNDLP, encoded by the coding sequence ATGGCAAAAATTGATTTAGGACAAAGCGGTTTAATTGTACCGGACGTTGCTCTTGGTGTGATGCGTATTGCAGATAAATCGGCAAAAGAAGCCGAAACCATCGTGGAAACTGTCTTGGCACATGACGTTAATTTTTTTGACACTGCTGACATTTATGCTGCTGGCCAATCATCAACCGTTCTAGGCCAAGCATTAAAAACAGTTGGTGTGGCTCGTGATCAAATTTTTATCCAATCTAAAGGTGGTATCATCTTAGAAAATGGCCAAATCAATGGTGATGGCTGGACGGGCCCACGCTATGATTTTACAGGATCTCACCTGATTGCAGCCGTTGACGCTGAGTTACAACGCCTACAAACCGATTATCTCGATGTTTTCTTACTCCATCGACCAGACACATTACAAGAACCAGATGCGATTGCCGAGGCATTTACAACTTTAGCCAAAGCCGGCAAGGTCAGACATTTTGGGGTGTCAAACATGAACCCTTGGCAAGTTGAATTCTTACAACAAGCACTTGACCAAAAACTCATTGCTAACCAATTACAGTTTGGTATCATGCACACAAATATGATTGATGCTGAATTCCACGTCAATATGCAAGATGCCCGTTCAATTGACCATGATGGCGGTATTCTAGCCTACTCACGTCTACATCACATGACCATTCAAGCTTGGTCACCCTTCCAATATGGTTTCTTTGAAGGCCCATTTATTGACAACCCAAAGTTCCCCGAAGTTAATGCTAAGCTTCAAGCGATTGCTGACAAATATAACGTCACTAAAAATGCGGTCGCGGTTGCTTGGATAACGTATCATCCAGCAAAAATGCAAGTCATCGTAGGTTCAATGAATCGCCAACGGCTATCTGAAATGACAGCTCATAATACTGTTCAATTAACTAATCAAGAATGGTATGATATTTATCTTGCTGCTGGCAATGATCTACCATAA
- a CDS encoding L-lactate permease — protein MIIIALLAVILPMFFLAILNMPAIKGMTYSAIIVLFGAFIFWQMPIKVLSASILQGIHKTLPILWILFGALLMLAVLRTTGAIERINRGFVAVTGDLRVLTVIIVFLFGGLIEGVSGFGTPAMVTAPLLMALGFRPIAAVTLALVGDSTSASFGAVGTPLTVGLSNVANGPDFMQHVGRTITQLDLTAGAIVPTLIVFLLVRFFGREKKNHQAWVEMLPWTLLIGIVYALVAWLTVHWIGYEFASILTPLIMLIVAIVTVRFKLLLPASVYVTPWSDALENPGSSDLKQETKQAETMSLFKAWVPYLLVVVLLLLTRVIQPLQHQLLHLADLSWHNILGFKTISSDWQLLYSPGTILVVAAIIGLAIQMRSLKPLRKQARTVVGSMVSTGLTLVVTLIMVQIFSNSGINTQGLVSMPIYIANSLAQFTAPIWVFIAPFLGELGAFITGSATVSTLTFAPIQFHVAQQSHLEPQMILAMQVIGAAAGNMVCVHNIVAASAVVGLGGQEGAILRKTAIPAVIYAILLGITGFVWSIF, from the coding sequence ATGATTATTATTGCCTTATTGGCAGTTATTTTACCAATGTTCTTTTTAGCAATTTTAAATATGCCAGCAATTAAAGGAATGACATATAGTGCAATTATAGTGCTATTTGGCGCATTTATTTTTTGGCAAATGCCAATTAAAGTTCTGAGCGCTTCAATCTTGCAAGGAATTCACAAAACGTTACCGATTTTATGGATTTTATTTGGGGCACTTTTGATGTTAGCTGTGCTGAGAACGACAGGTGCGATTGAGAGAATTAATCGGGGGTTTGTTGCGGTAACTGGTGACTTGAGAGTATTAACCGTGATCATCGTTTTTTTGTTTGGCGGATTAATTGAAGGTGTATCCGGGTTTGGTACGCCGGCGATGGTGACAGCCCCATTATTGATGGCACTTGGTTTTCGGCCAATTGCTGCGGTAACTTTGGCGCTGGTTGGTGATTCGACCTCAGCTTCATTTGGCGCGGTTGGGACGCCATTGACCGTTGGTCTCAGTAATGTCGCAAATGGACCTGATTTTATGCAGCATGTTGGTCGGACAATTACACAATTAGATTTAACGGCTGGTGCCATTGTACCGACTTTGATCGTTTTCTTGCTGGTTAGATTTTTTGGCCGTGAAAAAAAGAATCACCAAGCATGGGTAGAAATGCTGCCATGGACATTATTGATTGGTATTGTGTATGCATTAGTGGCATGGTTAACGGTGCATTGGATTGGTTATGAATTTGCATCAATACTAACCCCATTAATTATGTTAATTGTTGCTATTGTAACGGTCCGCTTTAAATTATTGTTACCTGCGTCGGTTTATGTGACACCGTGGTCAGACGCCTTGGAAAATCCCGGTTCATCTGATTTAAAGCAAGAGACTAAGCAAGCTGAGACGATGTCATTATTTAAAGCTTGGGTGCCATATTTATTGGTCGTTGTTTTGTTGCTGTTAACACGCGTTATTCAACCACTACAACATCAATTACTACATCTCGCCGATTTATCGTGGCATAATATCTTAGGGTTCAAGACGATTAGTTCGGATTGGCAACTGTTATATTCACCTGGCACAATTTTGGTAGTAGCGGCAATTATCGGATTGGCGATTCAAATGCGAAGCCTTAAACCACTTAGAAAACAGGCAAGAACAGTCGTTGGGAGTATGGTGTCAACAGGATTAACTTTGGTCGTAACGCTAATTATGGTTCAAATATTTAGCAATTCTGGTATAAATACGCAAGGCTTGGTTAGCATGCCGATTTATATTGCGAATTCATTGGCACAATTTACGGCGCCTATTTGGGTATTTATTGCACCATTCTTGGGTGAATTAGGGGCCTTTATTACGGGTAGTGCAACTGTTTCAACGCTGACATTTGCCCCAATTCAATTTCATGTCGCACAGCAATCTCATTTGGAGCCACAAATGATTTTAGCGATGCAAGTGATTGGTGCTGCGGCAGGAAATATGGTTTGTGTGCATAATATTGTTGCTGCAAGTGCGGTGGTTGGATTAGGTGGTCAAGAGGGTGCTATTTTGCGTAAGACAGCTATACCGGCAGTCATATACGCTATTTTGTTAGGTATAACTGGCTTCGTCTGGTCAATTTTTTAA
- a CDS encoding lectin like domain-containing protein → MNFPYFGGKQGTGIYDLKDRWSNQYDQQHHNIKDNTTDLTKWSEEKAQAFADFLTNEWHTMLRYSSGITNTLKQPYYFANWLNVPGYAQIFNKDERNDGSFKSYNNLVKSLLIKNGNLTASVDANEWSFYVSQYYNSETDAAFSSEESKADHAVTMVGYNDDYPVTNFNANCRPKHPGAWLMKDNFADVHTATKNIGEHKINSNGYFWVSYEDCGLGEFSTFQANNSAYDHIDMLDNGGFGNTFTAEKSDTVTLANIFPVNGTNQKVAGINIATPQDGAKISAKVYTEVDPNKGPTAGHLETIEGVNHAVISKKVGLAGYTTLYLPKPVNLKSGSKYAVVVTYKAPDNKPVRFSSEETFSTRLGEFAFDASIQPKESWLSLDGGRSFQDWAGTQAIPGVKDSILAGDIKSTCQRGNFNLKAVITK, encoded by the coding sequence GTGAATTTTCCGTATTTCGGTGGTAAACAGGGGACGGGTATTTATGACTTGAAGGATAGATGGAGCAATCAATATGATCAGCAGCATCATAATATCAAAGATAATACAACGGATTTGACAAAATGGTCAGAAGAAAAAGCACAAGCATTTGCAGATTTTTTAACAAATGAATGGCATACAATGTTGAGGTATTCTAGTGGCATAACAAATACGCTTAAACAACCGTATTATTTTGCAAATTGGTTGAATGTTCCCGGTTATGCACAAATCTTTAATAAAGATGAACGTAATGATGGAAGTTTTAAGAGTTACAACAATTTAGTTAAGAGCTTGTTAATTAAAAACGGTAATTTAACGGCTTCAGTTGATGCGAATGAGTGGTCTTTCTATGTGAGTCAATATTATAATAGTGAGACAGATGCGGCATTCTCAAGTGAAGAAAGTAAAGCAGACCATGCTGTTACAATGGTTGGCTATAATGATGATTATCCAGTGACCAATTTTAATGCTAATTGTCGGCCTAAGCATCCTGGGGCTTGGTTAATGAAAGATAATTTTGCTGACGTCCACACGGCGACAAAAAACATCGGAGAGCATAAAATTAATAGTAATGGTTATTTTTGGGTGTCATATGAAGATTGTGGTTTGGGTGAGTTTTCGACTTTTCAAGCGAATAATTCGGCCTATGACCATATCGATATGCTCGATAATGGTGGGTTTGGGAACACGTTTACGGCCGAGAAATCTGATACTGTGACCTTGGCCAATATTTTCCCAGTTAATGGCACAAATCAAAAAGTGGCAGGAATTAACATTGCAACGCCTCAGGATGGCGCGAAAATAAGTGCAAAAGTCTATACAGAAGTTGATCCGAATAAAGGGCCAACCGCTGGTCATCTTGAGACAATCGAGGGGGTCAATCATGCCGTTATTTCTAAAAAAGTGGGCTTGGCTGGGTACACAACGTTATATTTGCCAAAACCAGTTAATCTTAAAAGTGGGTCGAAATATGCTGTCGTTGTGACGTATAAAGCGCCAGATAATAAACCGGTTCGTTTTTCAAGTGAAGAAACATTTAGTACACGCTTGGGTGAGTTTGCCTTTGATGCAAGCATTCAGCCCAAAGAAAGTTGGCTATCGTTAGATGGTGGAAGAAGTTTCCAAGATTGGGCGGGAACACAGGCAATTCCAGGTGTCAAAGATTCAATCCTAGCAGGAGATATAAAATCCACTTGTCAGCGCGGAAATTTTAATCTTAAAGCAGTTATTACCAAGTAA
- a CDS encoding glycosyltransferase family 4 protein — protein sequence MIFHINATMPDHKSGIEHAEIKRFNLFKHFNVAQRLVLREWDPNGHVNVNAAGISDDELINMFDYFQGTAHVEAQQLTAEMLDFGVSQVSFVNEDEQSRFLVMSAQGQLVARVNYDKLRHQQVRSVELFDGYNNLFRVDHYDSRGFRSLLQWYSPDNKIELESWVTQDGTPVLEAYYKHTMADQTGLTKTSWHLHQVDGQVYQFDTIEALTTHFFDLINRDFWSIDHPNIFILDRAHLGDEGLLRLKQPAYTVMHLHNSHAGDAQEPMHSILNNNYEYAMNALNQYDSVVSATPQQTRDVKARFVPTNALFTIPVGIVDDALLNAKRVPVKARTFGKVIAFARIAWEKHLDDLVRAVGIVKKEFPEVTLDLYGYADGTDNFKARRAVEAAIAEYHLEDAVSMKGYTTDIDAVENDAMMYGLTSRMEGFNLAIMEAISHGLISFTYDVNYGPNEIVQDDVNGRIVPYENYQAMADAMLQVLRDEQLAQRYSDGAYDSAQRYSEKNVMAAWQALIDDAAMVWPAKLAASPAIASQREGE from the coding sequence ATGATTTTTCATATTAATGCCACAATGCCTGATCATAAATCGGGGATTGAACATGCTGAAATCAAACGATTTAATTTGTTCAAACATTTTAATGTGGCACAACGCCTTGTTTTGCGTGAATGGGACCCTAACGGCCATGTGAATGTGAATGCAGCCGGTATTTCAGATGATGAATTAATCAATATGTTTGATTATTTTCAAGGGACTGCACATGTTGAAGCACAACAATTAACAGCAGAAATGCTAGATTTTGGTGTCTCACAAGTCTCGTTTGTCAACGAGGATGAACAGAGTCGATTTTTGGTGATGAGTGCGCAAGGTCAGTTGGTTGCACGGGTTAATTACGATAAATTGCGTCATCAGCAAGTGCGCTCAGTTGAATTATTTGACGGGTACAATAATTTATTCCGCGTTGATCATTATGATTCACGAGGTTTTCGGTCATTATTACAATGGTATTCTCCCGACAATAAAATTGAACTTGAAAGCTGGGTAACACAAGATGGCACACCAGTCCTAGAAGCGTACTATAAACATACAATGGCTGACCAAACTGGTTTGACAAAAACAAGTTGGCATTTGCATCAAGTTGACGGACAAGTGTATCAATTCGACACAATTGAAGCGTTAACAACGCATTTTTTTGATTTAATTAATCGTGATTTTTGGTCAATTGATCACCCCAATATCTTTATTCTTGATCGTGCGCATCTAGGCGATGAAGGCCTATTGCGATTGAAACAGCCAGCCTATACAGTGATGCATTTGCATAATTCACACGCTGGTGATGCACAAGAACCTATGCACTCAATCTTGAATAACAACTACGAGTACGCTATGAATGCCCTCAATCAGTATGATTCAGTCGTATCGGCTACGCCGCAACAAACACGAGATGTGAAGGCACGTTTTGTACCAACAAATGCCTTGTTCACAATTCCAGTTGGTATTGTGGATGACGCGCTATTGAATGCTAAACGGGTACCAGTTAAGGCACGGACATTTGGTAAAGTGATTGCTTTTGCGCGAATTGCATGGGAAAAGCATTTAGATGATTTGGTACGTGCAGTTGGGATTGTGAAAAAAGAATTCCCTGAAGTGACATTGGACTTATATGGTTATGCTGACGGCACAGATAATTTTAAGGCACGGCGTGCAGTTGAAGCAGCCATTGCTGAATATCATTTAGAAGATGCAGTTTCGATGAAGGGGTATACAACCGATATTGATGCTGTCGAAAATGACGCGATGATGTATGGTTTGACGTCACGCATGGAAGGGTTCAATTTGGCCATCATGGAAGCAATTTCGCATGGGCTTATTTCGTTCACCTATGATGTTAATTATGGACCAAATGAAATTGTGCAAGACGATGTGAATGGGCGTATTGTACCGTATGAAAACTATCAAGCAATGGCAGATGCAATGTTGCAGGTTTTGCGTGATGAACAGTTGGCACAACGCTATTCTGATGGGGCTTATGATTCAGCACAACGTTATTCTGAAAAAAATGTGATGGCAGCTTGGCAGGCGTTAATTGATGATGCAGCCATGGTTTGGCCAGCTAAATTAGCCGCTTCGCCAGCGATTGCTAGTCAACGTGAGGGAGAATGA